Within Ovis aries strain OAR_USU_Benz2616 breed Rambouillet chromosome 3, ARS-UI_Ramb_v3.0, whole genome shotgun sequence, the genomic segment GGCGGATTCAGCTCTGGAAGCAGCAGTTACAGCTCTGGAGGCAGACGATCTGGTTCCAGAAGTGGCGGTGGAGGGAGCTACGGCTCTGGAGGTGGCTCTCGAGGAGGCTCTAGTTTCGGAGGAGGATACAGTTCTGGAGGGAAACACAGTTCTGGAGGCGGCGCCAGAGGAGGGTCCAGCTCTGGAGGGGGCACTTATGGCTCTGAGAGGGGTGCTTCTGGCTCATCTGAAGGCGGCAGTTCCAGCGTGACCTTCTCATTCAGATAAGGATGGAGTCCTCCCTTGACCCTCCCCCTCCAGAATGCCTGTCTCTGTACATCTAACTGACAGCAAGTCGGATCTTGTTGTCCACCTCTCATGGCATTGTGGGGCAAAGAGATGCCCATAACCAGTCAACTGGAGCCAGTGACACCCTCTGTCCCAAGGGGAAGAGTCTGCATTGCTTAGGTTTGTGCTTCTAGCCCTGCCCCATTCCCTCCCCCTTCTTGCAGTTGCCCTTTCGTGGTCCTTCTCCCACAGGGTATTCTGTTGATCACCCCCTCTCAAAGCCTGTGCCTTTCCCCTGGTGGTGCCCCCGGGGAAACATGCTTCTTTGTATATAACCCTCTTGTTGGCTCTGCATCTAAGTGTTGTAGTCTTGGTGTCTGCACAATAAACTTCATTTGCAACTCATAGCATGTGATATGTGTTTAATGTCAAGCCTCGGCAGAAGTGAGTAGCCAGGAGCTATTACTCATTACTAtctggtcaagaagatctcctggaaaaggaaatggcaacctactccagtattcttgcttggagaatcctatggacagaggagcctggcaggctccatggggttgcaaagagtcagacaaaacttagcaattgaacacacacacacactgagtagGATGAGCCTCGACTGGAAAAATAATGAGAATTAGGGCAAGGATTAGATGTTCTTTTCCTTAACTAGGAAAAGTCAGTGGTGGAAGGAATTTGTACTTTGGAGAGTTCTTTTctgaaagtaaaataatgaaCCAGGACACAGGCGAGTTTTAGGAATTTTCAGTTCTGGAGGTATTGTGAGGTTTATTGAGTACAGTTGAATCATGACTGTGGTTCACTGGTGTGTATCCATGCTCAGTGACTGTcctgtccgagtctttgtgaccccatggactgtgggccaccaggctcctttgtccatgggctacagtccatgaggttgcaaaaagcccaacacgacttagcagctaaaccaccaccaaacatCTTTTgccatatttcctttttttccaaaaatgaataataattttcTCAAAGTAGGAAAAGAATATTTGCTCAAACACAACATCTTTCTAAAGTTCCTAATTTATAATGCTCAACTGTCCTCCAAAAAGTAGTGACATTCTACAAGAAAGTCCTTGTCACTTTATCCTGGCCAGTACCAAGTAATGGAAATTTTCTAATTTGGATGGTGAAGCAAAATCCCCTTGTTTGAATTAGCGTTTATTTCTTATTACCGAAGAAACCTTTTCATATGCATAGTTTGCCTTTTACATTGCTTATTCTCTtcttaaaagtctttaaaaagtttttaattggaatattgTTGATTTACGATTTTGTGTTAActttaggtgtacaacaaagtgaatcagttatacgtatacgtatatccactcttttcaagactcttttctcatataggtcatcacagtactgagtagagtttcctgcgctgtacaataggtccttgttatttatctattttgcatatagtaGTCTGTATTtgccaatcccagtctcccaatttatccttccccactTCTCCCCCAGGTAACTGtacgtttgttttctacatctgtgactattgctgttttgtagataagctcatttgtatcactttttaagattccacatatagtgatatcatatatatatgtctttctctgtctgacttacttcactcaggacgacaatctctaggtccatccacgttgctgcaaatggcattatttcactccttttggtggctgagtaatattccattgcatatcctctgttgatggacatttaggttgcttccgcgTCTTGGCTAttatagtgctacaatgaacactggggtgcatgtatcttttcaaattatagttttctccagatatacatAGTCCTGCATACTGAAGATTTTCTCCAAAAGGTTTTTAGGTTTACGTTTTAAGTCTACTGTCTTATGAGCCAATTTTTGTTTAAAGTGTAAAACTTCACTTGAGGGTTTTGTTTGATAGATTGTGCTTTTGATCTCCGTTATGGGTTGAATCGTGTCCTCAAAAAAGATATATTGAAGTCTTAACACTCAGTACTTCTgaatgtgacctcatttggaaataagtttttcaaaaatttcccttGCGACTTCTCTTTTGACCTGTAAGTTATTTAGACATAAATTGTTTAGCTTCTAAGTGTTTGGAAAAAATTTTggttttttacaattttttttttttccacagtgtgcagcttgtaggatcctggttccccaaccaggcattgaacctgggctctcgGTTGTGAGAGTAtactgtcttaaccactggactgccagggaattcctgaaatcttgtgttttaaaaattaaaaaaaaatgttttatttcccgTTTTATTCCTTGTGATCAGAGAATACACTCCATCTGACTTGAATTTCTTCTTTTGGTTCtctcagtttgttttctgttttaaactgaagtacagttggtttgcacgttgtgttaatttcaagtgtgtAGCacagagattcagttatacacacacacatatattctcttGAGAGTCTTCGACCCTAGAGCTTATGACAAAATATCgggtatagtttcctgtgctatacaataggaataggtccttgttggttatctagtttatatatagtagtgtttatACATTAATCCCACCATCCTTAGCTCCTGAAGCCCCTAGTTGCTGTACTTTCTTCTCTCCACCTTTAAGATCTTCCTCTATTTATTATACCTGTGATGTCCAGGTTTCTGGTTGTGGTGAATGGAGTGAATTCACACCATTTCTCCTGGTAGAGCAGAGTGAGAAGAAAGTCTGTCTGCTCCATCTTTCTGGATGAGAAATACTATTCTTTTACAGCATGATTGTAGTGCTCATGAGGGTGAAGGGCTTGGCTTTCTGCTTCCTTTGGGCTGATTCCTCAGAGAGGCCTGCCCCCGAGGCTTGAGCACAGGCTCTTGGAGGCACTGCCCCTCTGTGGGAAATGGGGCTGAAAATTAGATAAGGGTTCAGTGGACATCGATTCCCCAGGTGAGGGCAGGGCCGGGACATGAAATGCAAGGGACCCACTATTTGAAAAGCCACTTAGGAGAGATTTAAGGGTAGATGTGAGGACCCTGTccttaggagaaatgctttcaaggGTCACTGAAGCATCTCTTTGTCTCCTCCATGACTTGCTGGGAGCCCTTCCTCCACCCCAGTTCTGCGAGGAGGGTGAGGGAGGAGTAGTAACTGAAGAGGAGTAGAGGGAAGATGGGATTTGGATCTTGTCCTCAGGAAACTTTCTGGCTGTTTGGGAGGATTGGCACACACCTGGGACACAGGTAGAGACAGGGAGTTAGCATAGACAATCAGTACAGTTTGGGGAAGCTGGCCAGAGAGGAGTGGCTAGACCAGGATGTGATCAGAGAAGGTTTTCCAGGGTATCTCTGTGGCAGGTTCCCAAGGAGAGACGGCCAGTGCGGGAGAGGGGAAGTCAAGACCATGTAGGGGGAGGGCACTCTCACACTGCATGGCCTTCTGAGTGCGAATACTTGCTTTCAGCCTTAGGGAATGAGCTCAAGGCCCATGACAGCAGTCTGTATTGAACAGTTTTGCTGAAACACTATGGGTCTGAATCATGACACTGACATATGGAAAGGAGTCAATTAGGGAGTGCTCCTGGCTAGGACACTCTAGGTCCTCATCACAGCACAGCCTTGTTTCATGGCTGTGAAGTGCAGAGGAAAAACCTTTGTGTCTAGTGAAAGAAGGCTGAAAAGATTGCTAAGGACTATTGTTGATAGTGAAATTGAGACTGTCCACGAAAATGATTATTCTTGACTagaaaacagctttttttttgtataaaaaagaagaggaggTTGAATTTGGCAATTGCTTGGTACAATAGTTGTAGAAGCACCATACTGTTATGTTATAATACAGAGTAAGACCAAAATCTCCACAGAAATGGAAACGAGGGATTGGCAAACTGTTCATCTGAGCACTTGCCTAGTGAAACAATTGCATTTTTATGGAGGAAAGTATGTACTGTGAATGTATTTGGAATTGGGAATTGTGAAACTCTTGGGTCATATACTTTGGTAATATCAAGAATCTGGTAAAATTCAAATGTCCACCCTCTCCCTTAGAATTTTGAACTAGGTTTCTGTCTTATTAATTTATGACCCCAGAACCTAGATAAGACCTGGGACAGAGTCAGCTCTCAACAGAAGTGTGTTAAATGAACAGACAGATGGATGAACAAACACAGGaagggctggctggctggctggacaCACAAATAAGGCCTGCAGAGCTTCGAATGTGGGGTCAGAAGACCAGCCAAAGGAGTTCTCAAGACCAGGGCCTGGTGTTTGTTTCCTCTGGGACTCATACAAAAAAGGCTCATGAAATGTGATCCTCAACTATAACAGCAAACGTATGAGCTCCTGTTTTTCCATTTGTGGAAGGTGGACCCTCACAGCTCCTCTCCAGGACTAGCGAATTAAATGAGCTTCTGTGTATGAGGAGCTATTTTAATGTTGGAAAGCGCTGCACCAGTGTTAGCCACTGTGAGTGGTGGCAATACCATAACTTTAAGGTTAAGGGTGGCAGTGATGGGAGGGTCCAGAACAAAGTCAGTGTGTGTAGCGAAAGGTGTACAGGGCTGCCTGGTTGGCACAGAGGAGCAGGAGACTCCTCTGGGAGGGCACAGAGGGCCCTGCAACCAGAGGACTGGGCCTGGATTCCTGGTGGGCTCGTCTTCCATGGCCCAGGCCAGCCGTGAGACTGCCTCCGGGAACCCTGGGAAGCCAAGCCACGGAGCCTCTTTCTAACCACATAAAAGCAGCTTAGCCAGGGTCCTGGGTGCAGCCCATCTGATTCTGGTACAGTCGTGAAATCTCTCACAGATGATGCTGTCAATTAAAGGTTTCCCCTCTGCACCCCCACAATCTGGTCCCCTCACTCCCACGTCCTGGGGAAGGGCAATTTTGAGGCTGTGACAAACTTCCCAAGATCTTTCTAGGGATAATTCAGTCAGCCTAATTATCCCATGTTAATTAGATAAGACTCAAATTACAGGAGCAAGGCTTGCAAGCCTAGTACTCTGCGAGGTTTAAGTTATTTGCACGGTGTCTCTGATTTTGCTGGGAAAAAATGATTTGCTCCAGGCAAACTAAGCCCACAAATTAGGGCAGTGCCTCCCTCCCGAGCCCTATAAAGGAGGCGTCTGAGACCACAGGCTGGTAAGCTGCATCGCAGCTAAGGGTTGGCATCTCATTCCAGCTCGCTGGCCTCCCCAGCATGAGCCGCCAATTCACCTGCAAGTCGGGAGCAGCTGCCAAGGGAGCCTTCAGCGGATGCTCAGTTGTCCTCTCTGGGAGCAGCTCTCCCTCCTACAGGGCAGGGAGCAAAGGGCTTAGTGGGGGCTTCGGAAGCCGGAGCCTGTACAGCCTGGGGTGTGCTCGGAGCATCTCTTTCAACATGGCCAGCGGCAGTGGGCGGGCAGGGGGCTACGGGTTTAGCCGAGGCCGAGCCAGCAGCTTTGGCGGCAGCATGTTTGGCAGTGTGGTCCTGGGGCCCATGTGCCCACCTGGGGGCATCCACCAAGTCACCATCAACAAGAGCCTCTTGGCTCCCCTCAGTGTGGAGCTGGACCCCAAGATCCAGAAAGTGTGTGCCCAGGAGCGGGAGCAGATCAAGGCTCTGAACAACAAGTTTGCCTCCTTCATCGACAAGGTGGGAATTCCTGGAGAACGACAAGGTCTGTGGCAGCTTAGGATATCTAGAAATTCTGAGGCCCAGCTCCTCCTCTCATGGGACCCAGACCAGCTCAGACTCTGGTTGAAAGACAGACTCATAACATATAATACACCCTAAACTATAAGGCAAGACAGATGGGGATAGTGGTACgctagaacagtggttctcaaaaggGGTCCATGAACTGCTATCGGTCAGCATCACCTTGGCACTTGCTGGGAATGCACATTCTCAGGCTCCACCTCATACCTACTGAACCGCAAATTCTGGGAGTAGGGCCCAGAAATCTGGGTTTTAACAAGCCCCCTGGTGATGTCGAGACACTCTCATGTTTGAGGACCACTGAAGAGCAAAGGGGTAGGAGGGTTTGGGGAAGTAAACATTTCCCAAGCTTAGGGGAGCAGGGGAACCTCACCGCAGGTGACAGTGGGGTAGGGCAGTGACGCATGAGTAGGACAGAGGTGGAGAGAGGCAACCTAAGGAGAGGGAAAAGTCACATGCAGCCTGATGGGACTTGTCTGAAGAATGGGGAGAACTGGGGTTTGTGTGTGTTGAGTGAATGGTGGGACAGGCCTGGAACACCGGAAAAGCACAAGAAGGGAATTTGGGCTTGACCCTGTAGGTGATGTGGAACCACTGGAGAGTTTTGTGCAAGGGAATGGTGGAATGTTCATAGACTGCAAATTGAAAAGGCTGGTTCTCCCCCTGGGGAAATGCTCTGAGGTCATAGGCAGCCAGAGATGAAGGCAACATGGGAGGGCCCGAGATCCCAGATCAATTGGATACCAGCCTCTGGCTGGGCTGGGAGAGGTGGTGATGAAGGAGACAGAGTAGGCAGAGGAGAGGCCAGGCCACCAGAAACCCAGAGAAGGGGTCCCTAAGAGCATGAAGGCCAGAATGGCCAGATTACATGCCTAAGGACTCACCCAAGAAAGGTGGATCAGGCTAACCATCAACACTGGTCCAGGCAGGTAAGGACAGGTGCATAGGAGACAGATCTTGATGAGGGGCAAGCGAGGATAGTGAGGCCCCTCCTGACATCAGTGGCTGCTCCCCAAAAGAGAATTGCAGTCAGACAAAGGACCTGGATGGGAAGGGGTAGGAGAGTCATTTTCTGAGGGATGAGGCTATGTAATGTAAGGGAACACAGCTACTGTCCAGGAAAGAAAATTCCCTGGCCTCTAGCCATTGACTATTGGTTGGCTGGATTCCAGGTGAGGTTCCTGGAGCAGCAGAACCAGGTGCTGGGGACCAAGTGGGAGCTGCTGCAGCAGCAGGATCTGAACAACTGTAAGAACAACCTGGAGCCCATCTTCGAGGGCTACATCAGCAACCTGCGCAAGCAGCTGGAGACGCTGTCCGGGGACCGGGTGAGGCTGGACTCGGAGCTGAGGAGCATGCGTGATGTGGTGGAGGACTACAAGAAGAGGTGAGTGGAACCCTGCGCCCAGGCTGACTGCCTCCTGGGCCCGGGCTTTCCCCACAGGCACTGGGATGTATGCCTCTGGCCTGAGGGCCACTGAGCTCAGGTGAGAGTGACCCGTCCTGAGATCCTCTGCCCAGACAGGATCAGGGCCTTCTCTGGGTGGCCAGGTGGATTAAAGAGTGGACAGCCAGCATTTCAGGCAGTGGTGAGGCTGTCCTAGTTGGTGACTCTCTTGCTCCCCATTCACAAGAGCCCAGCTCTACATACCACAGCATCTCAGGTCCTAAGCTTGTTCAAGTTGCCCCCAAGTTCCCAGGAACCTCCCAGCTGGGCAGGGAGCTGGACTTTCCATTGGGCTTCCTCTCACTTCCCTCAGACCCTAGACATTTAGGCCATGTTCCTTCCTCCTGTCCGAGGGGACAGTCTGACTTCCTTGGGACTCATGCTTGGCAATGGGGTGAAGTTATTGATAGGGGTGTCAGGCAGCTGGGGTGACACAAAAATCATGACTGAGAGAGAGGCAGCGGTGTGTTCCTGTGATTTGTGGGAGTGGGAGGAGGAagaaccttttcactctccaggCTTCAGAGGAAATCTAGACCCAAGCCATCCAGCCCCCAGGTCCAGGAGGAGGTTGCTTCAAACCCTGCCCACGACGCTGGCCACATAGTCCTGAGTTGGacagatttgcaaaaatgtaaaataatatctATTAAAAGGTACACAGCATGGGCATCACATCTCTTCTTTCATGATGACactcccacacacacccacacccacacacacccttctCATCGTGATGCTTCTCCTGCAGGTATGAGGAGGAAATAAACAAGCGCACAACTGCTGAGAATGAATTTGTGGTGCTTAAGAAGGTGAGGACAGGATGCGTGTCCCTTGGTCCAGCAGGGTGAGGAGTGTAGGGGGTGAGGGAGGTGAATcacaggaaagactgaagtctcTACCCCCTGCAGAAGGGCCTGGAGCTGAAGGGCCACAGAGAAGGTAGAGGGATTTGCGGCCTGGGGGCACCTTGATGTTTATCTAGCAACTTCACTTTGTCCAGGCCTATGTCTTGTGTAAATGGCAGGAGTGCAGACACGGACAGTCACTCCCCGGCCACGCCCATGGTGGCCTGGGGAACAGCATATGCTTTGAGAAGGGCTGCAGGTTCACCTTCAGCTCTGACCACGGTGTGGCTGACCATAGGGAGGTAGGGCTCTCTCCCATACTCTCTTTGAGACAGAGTAGGCAGTAGAAAGATTTCATTCTTGGATGGGGCAAGAGGAGTTCCGGAGGCATAAGGAACCTGCTCAGGGTCTTGCAGTGAGTTGGGGTGGGGGTCACTTCTTGATCCTTGTGTCTTGACTCCATTTTCTGGGGCAGCTAGTCACTGATCTGGGTGTGGGGGGCCAGCACCTGAGAGACCCCTGTCTGGGCTTGAAGAAGGGCAATGTCAGGGGCTCTCTGGATTCCCCTAGGACGTGGACGCGGCGTACATGAGCAAGGTGGAGCTGCAGGCCAAGGTGGATGCCCTGGAGAGAGAAATCAAGTTCTTTACGTGCCTGTATGAGGGAGTAAGTCTCCCCCAGTTCCTGTCCCTATCCTGGCTCCATTGTCTGGAAGGACAGATGTGTGAATGAGCGGTTACTAACTCATCAGGAACTTTAAGAACCCAGGGACTCTTCAGTGTTGGGATGCTGGGAGCATTGTAGAGAAAAGCAAGAGTGACATCAATCTTGGTACATCCGATGGTGTGCGCCATCCACTCCAGCCTGGCCACCAGCTGTCCCCTCTCACATCCTTCAGGAAGCCATGGGGCCCTAAGGGGTCCCCACTGACCCTCAGCCAAGCATATTCTCACTTCTGCTTGTCTTCTCTTCGCGGCTTGGGAATTTCCTCGGGTCTTAGGCACGAGCCCCCAGGGATGGAGGTGAAAGTCCGCACACCCTTTCTTCCGCCTCTGCGACAATCTGGCTTCAAGCCTCAGCCTGTTGGCCCATTCATGGGCTCTCAAATGTCCTTACTGTCCCTTGTGTGGTGGCCAGGCTCTCTCCCCTCCACCTTCTGCACTCCTGACTGGTCTCAGGTGACATTATGGGGGTCGGTTTCTTCTTGGGCTACTTCAAAACCATCCAGCAGTTTTAGATGTGGTGTTGGAACCTTGGGACCAGTGAACTCCATTCTTGGAAGTTTTGGGGACCACAGCTTGAGTTTATTTGGGAGGGTCTGGGGGGCTCCCTGCTGGGGCAGGCCCATCACCTCAGCAGATTCTTCTGCTCACAAAAGGCGCTTCAAGCTTCCTTGTTGCCCCTGCAGGAGATTGCTCAGATGCAGTCCCACATCAGTGATACATCTGTCATCCTGTCCATGGACAACAACCGCAACCTGGACCTGAACAGCATCATTGCTGAGGTCAGGGCCCAGTATGAGGACATTGCTCTCAAGAGCAAGGCGGAGGCCGAGGCGCTGTACCAGACCAAGGTGAGCTGCACACCTCCCCAAGGTCATGTGTTCCGGGGCCTCTGGTCCATCCCATGACCTACCATGGCCCACATGCTCACTGGGAGCACAGCATTGTCCAGGGTgctggggaagccccagaggaggaagagatggcAGCTCTGCCCTTAGGAACCATGAAGCCATCAGAGAAAACACACAGCTGAGTGCAAATGAGTGTGTCACAGAAACACAAACCTTGGGGAGACAGAGGTTAGGGAACCAGGTCTGGGTGGGGCAACTCAGGAGCCATGTCCTTAGAGGCAGACAGTTTTGAACTAATTCTGGGAAGAAGGAAAACATGAGTAGTTAGCATCTCAGCTCCCTTGTTAATGACAATAAATTATCTGATCATCTGAGATCAGGTCACTCCTATCTTTTCATTCAAGTCCAACTCCAAGGAGAAAGAGGGAGGTTTGAGTCCCTTAGATCTTGACTCCTCTCATGGGTTATGGGTGGGGAAATGAGTCTTCAGATAATTTAGTTTCTCAGATCAAGATGGCGACTTCCTAATTGTCCTTGAGGTTTATCAGGCTCCTTCTCAAGGGAAACCCACACTCTTGAGACcttatcttgcccctcccccagcccccttgTTACCTTAGGGGCAGAAAGATTTGACCTGCAAGGGTGTGAGGAAGGGAGGCTTTCATGGCCTAGAGGACAACTCAGGCCGAGGCTTCTTGATAAAGGTGCAAGCTCAAGTCCTCAGTCCCCAAATCCTTCTACATTCCAGCTTCCAGCCAGGATCAGTGATGGCTATGTGGCCCAATCATTATGGATTGTCAGTGACCAGTGCTTAATCCCAGATTCTTTCTAGAAGAATTAGGCATAAACATAACGtgggttcatttttttcttgaggtTACCCACACCAGGATTTCTCCATCTCAGGGCAAGCACTCACTGAGCAGAATGGCATCAGTGTCATCCCAGAAACAGTACTTGAATGCTTATTATTACTCCCCTTTTGAAGGTGAAGAAGTGGGGTTCAAGGAGTTTAAATAACTCTCCAAGGTCATTTAGCTGATAAGTGATGGGGCTGGGTCTGAATCTACATGTCTGATGTTCCATAGCATTTAGACAGAAAGTCAGGAGGTGACTCTGGCTGAGGAGGATTTATGAGAAGGGCTCGGGGTGGCTTGGGAGTTGAATGGCAGGAGTTTAATCTCCTGTCTCAGGAGGAGACGACTTGGTGTCAGAATCAGGGACTTAATGCCCTGGTGAGGAGGGCTACTGTGCAGAGATGCAGAAGGCCGCCTGACCTAGCACCAAAGATAAAACACAGGAGCACAGTGAGAAGTGCCCCCTACCTTCCAGGGAACCCTGACTCTAGGACCATGCTGGAGCCAGATATTAGACAACCCCTCAGAGACAGACAGGCAGCGCACAGTCACTGAGTTCTGGATGTCACGTGTTCTTTGTGTTCCTCTTATGTCACTTTTCAAGGTCATCTGGCTGGTAGGTGAGGGAGATTACCGTATTCTGGGGTAAAAATGGAGTACTCTCTGTTGATTACTCAATGGATGACATCAAATGCAGGAATAATCCCAAGCTAATAGATGACTCCAAATTCGTGACCCATGGTGATAGGATATAACCAAATCTACCCCCGCACTCCCATACACACAAAATGCGCCTCCATGTTGAGCAAGACTGCCAGTAGCCTGGAACTCAGCTGAGCTATGAAGGGGAGGAAGTCCCAGAAAAAATAGGTTGGTGGCTCATCAGCTCCCTCTTtggttcactcattcattcaccagaCCTCTTTTCTAGCCAGATTCTGTGCTAGATACTGGGAATTCAGAAATCAAACTAAAGGTCCCTGCCACCCAGTCATTCTGAGTCTGATGGGAAAGACATT encodes:
- the LOC101109951 gene encoding keratin, type II cytoskeletal 73, with protein sequence MSRQFTCKSGAAAKGAFSGCSVVLSGSSSPSYRAGSKGLSGGFGSRSLYSLGCARSISFNMASGSGRAGGYGFSRGRASSFGGSMFGSVVLGPMCPPGGIHQVTINKSLLAPLSVELDPKIQKVCAQEREQIKALNNKFASFIDKVRFLEQQNQVLGTKWELLQQQDLNNCKNNLEPIFEGYISNLRKQLETLSGDRVRLDSELRSMRDVVEDYKKRYEEEINKRTTAENEFVVLKKDVDAAYMSKVELQAKVDALEREIKFFTCLYEGEIAQMQSHISDTSVILSMDNNRNLDLNSIIAEVRAQYEDIALKSKAEAEALYQTKFQELQLVAGRHGDDLKHTKNEISELTRLIQRLRSEIESVKKQCSNLETAITDAEQRGHCALKDAQAKLDELEAALLQAKEELARMMCEYQELMSTKLALDIEIATYRKLLEGEECRMSGEYTNSVSISVISSSTAGTAGTGAGFGYSGSGTYGYRPSSIGGGYGFLLGGCVTGSGNCSPRGEAKSRLGSTSEIKDLPGKTPALSSPTKKTPR